One Acinetobacter pullicarnis genomic region harbors:
- a CDS encoding immunity protein Imm33 domain-containing protein yields MKLQDLIDEQKLLCEEFDSAYIEVKGDDLVAVALQSIKQEPIVGIRKKPIPGESVAWYIYGGELQTKDEDFEIMSIKELQDILPEVLPYLALDHGYRFMIDQDDYEDVWKEEAF; encoded by the coding sequence TTGAAACTACAAGATTTAATCGACGAGCAAAAACTACTTTGTGAAGAGTTTGATTCAGCGTATATCGAAGTCAAAGGGGATGACTTGGTTGCTGTTGCATTACAGAGCATTAAGCAAGAACCGATTGTTGGAATTCGTAAAAAGCCAATCCCAGGTGAGTCAGTCGCTTGGTATATCTATGGTGGTGAGTTGCAAACCAAGGATGAAGATTTTGAAATTATGAGCATCAAGGAATTGCAGGATATTCTTCCAGAAGTATTACCGTACTTGGCCTTAGATCATGGTTATCGTTTTATGATTGATCAAGATGACTACGAAGATGTCTGGAAAGAAGAGGCTTTCTAA
- a CDS encoding acetyl-CoA carboxylase biotin carboxyl carrier protein: MDIRKIKKLIDLMIESDLQSIEVKEGDQSIALTRRNPVVAGVAMAAAPTAEAPVIKSASRGAVETSPMVGVFYAAPSPGEAPFLNVGQTVTAGETLGIIEAMKIMNPIEATQSGVIEEILVKNGDVIQFGQALFRYRA; this comes from the coding sequence ATGGATATTCGCAAAATCAAAAAGCTCATTGATTTGATGATTGAATCTGATCTGCAATCGATCGAAGTCAAGGAAGGAGATCAATCAATTGCGTTAACACGTCGTAATCCTGTTGTTGCAGGTGTTGCTATGGCGGCTGCGCCAACGGCTGAAGCACCTGTAATTAAATCTGCTTCTCGTGGTGCAGTTGAAACATCGCCAATGGTCGGTGTGTTCTATGCCGCGCCAAGTCCAGGTGAAGCGCCATTTTTAAATGTTGGTCAAACAGTTACTGCAGGCGAAACCCTCGGTATTATTGAAGCCATGAAAATTATGAATCCAATCGAAGCGACTCAGAGCGGTGTGATTGAAGAGATTCTTGTAAAAAATGGTGATGTGATTCAATTTGGACAAGCTTTATTCCGCTACCGCGCATAA
- the aroQ gene encoding type II 3-dehydroquinate dehydratase: protein MRSTVLVIHGPNLNLLGKREPEVYGHLTLADINQDLLAKAQAQQIDLEHFQSNWEGAVVDRIHQAQLDGVQFIIINPAALTHTSVAIRDALLGVAIPFIEVHLSNVHSREAFRHHSYLSDKAVGVICGLGAKGYTYALSYAIEHLQSTTQS from the coding sequence ATGCGTTCGACAGTTTTGGTCATTCATGGACCAAATTTAAACTTGCTAGGAAAGCGCGAACCTGAAGTCTATGGTCATCTTACTCTAGCTGATATCAACCAAGATCTTTTAGCCAAAGCTCAAGCCCAGCAAATAGACCTAGAACACTTCCAAAGTAATTGGGAAGGTGCTGTAGTCGACCGAATTCATCAAGCACAACTCGATGGCGTACAATTTATTATTATCAACCCAGCAGCATTGACCCACACCTCCGTGGCGATTCGCGATGCACTCTTGGGTGTCGCCATCCCTTTTATAGAAGTACATCTTTCAAACGTACATAGTCGTGAAGCATTTAGACATCATTCTTATTTATCAGACAAAGCCGTTGGCGTGATTTGTGGCTTAGGTGCCAAAGGGTATACATATGCCCTGTCTTATGCCATCGAACATCTTCAATCTACAACCCAATCATAA
- the fumC gene encoding class II fumarate hydratase — translation MQTRIEHDTMGDVEVPSQALWGAQTQRSVENFKIGTEHMPRPMIRAMGLVKKAAAQTNAELKQIPEDLSQYIVDAADEVIAGQWDAQFPLVVWQTGSGTQSNMNTNEVIANIANQKLGNALGSQQPVHPNDHVNRAQSTNDSFPTAIHVAASLQINELLIPAVKQLRDTLAQKSQDFKDIVKIGRTHLQDATPLTLGQEFSAYVTQLDNGLKRLAQALEWLYELPLGGTAVGTGLNAHPDYAVKAAEQLAQITGLPFITAPNKFEALAGRDAAVFASGALKTLAASLNKIANDIRWLASGPRCGLGELSIPENEPGSSIMPGKVNPTQCEAMTMVVAQVMGNDTTINFAGASGNFELNVFMPVIAYNLIQSIQLLGDASNSFNEHCAVGIEPNHEKIDFFLHNSLMLVTALNPVIGYENAAKVAKTAYQQGKTLKDVAVELGLVTAEQFDEVVQPAKMVYPNAK, via the coding sequence ATGCAAACACGTATTGAACATGACACCATGGGTGATGTGGAAGTTCCAAGTCAGGCGCTATGGGGAGCACAGACTCAACGTAGTGTAGAGAACTTTAAAATTGGTACAGAGCATATGCCTAGACCCATGATTCGTGCCATGGGTCTAGTTAAAAAAGCTGCCGCTCAAACCAATGCAGAACTGAAACAAATTCCCGAAGATCTATCCCAATACATTGTTGATGCAGCAGATGAAGTTATTGCAGGTCAGTGGGATGCTCAATTTCCATTGGTGGTGTGGCAGACTGGCTCTGGCACGCAAAGTAATATGAATACCAATGAAGTGATTGCAAATATTGCAAACCAAAAACTGGGCAATGCACTGGGTTCACAGCAACCTGTGCATCCAAATGATCATGTCAATCGTGCGCAATCAACCAATGACTCTTTTCCGACCGCAATTCATGTCGCTGCAAGTTTGCAAATCAATGAGTTACTTATTCCTGCAGTCAAACAGTTACGTGACACGCTAGCGCAAAAATCACAAGATTTTAAAGACATTGTGAAAATTGGTCGTACACATTTACAGGATGCAACGCCATTAACCTTGGGCCAAGAATTCAGTGCGTATGTGACTCAACTGGATAATGGCTTAAAACGGTTGGCACAAGCTTTAGAATGGTTATATGAATTGCCACTTGGTGGTACTGCTGTTGGTACAGGGCTGAATGCACATCCAGATTATGCAGTAAAAGCAGCAGAGCAACTTGCGCAAATCACAGGCTTACCTTTTATTACAGCACCCAATAAGTTTGAAGCTTTGGCAGGGCGTGATGCTGCTGTTTTTGCGTCAGGTGCATTAAAAACCTTAGCCGCAAGTCTAAATAAAATTGCCAATGATATTCGTTGGTTGGCGAGTGGACCACGCTGTGGTTTGGGAGAACTTTCTATTCCAGAAAATGAGCCAGGTTCTAGTATTATGCCGGGCAAAGTCAATCCAACTCAGTGTGAAGCCATGACTATGGTGGTTGCACAAGTGATGGGGAATGACACCACGATTAATTTTGCTGGTGCTTCTGGTAATTTTGAACTAAACGTCTTTATGCCTGTTATTGCATACAACTTGATTCAGTCCATCCAGTTATTGGGTGATGCCTCTAATAGCTTCAATGAGCACTGTGCAGTCGGGATTGAACCAAATCATGAAAAAATTGATTTCTTCTTACATAACTCACTGATGCTCGTCACAGCCTTAAATCCAGTGATTGGCTATGAGAATGCTGCAAAAGTGGCAAAGACTGCATATCAGCAAGGAAAAACGTTAAAGGACGTCGCCGTGGAGTTGGGCTTAGTCACAGCAGAGCAGTTTGATGAAGTGGTACAACCGGCAAAAATGGTTTACCCAAATGCAAAATAA
- a CDS encoding NAD-dependent epimerase/dehydratase family protein has product MILVTGGLGYIGSHVALSLLAQRQEVVIVDNLANSSLEILERLEYISRMYIPFAKIDIRNTPALNKIFEQYSIDTVIHTAGFKCLEESNLKPLEYYNDNVSCIMSLLRSMQRTGVRRLVHLSSLTVYAESSFELHEELQFNYGYPNPYIKSQQMIEDIIRDTFSTDNEWKIAIMRLGNVAGAFEHGILGEVVVPLPKNIVPLAMQVASMQREAIELQKNASTADHTVERSFVHVLDVCEAIHSTLHWLQNQTNICEAFDISGEITSIQALLDIISEVTQVGINTIDPSYATVTLERLASTSQKAKNILNWSAHRSVNKMIEDEWNFYRTTLH; this is encoded by the coding sequence ATGATTTTAGTAACTGGTGGATTAGGTTATATAGGTTCGCATGTGGCGTTAAGTTTATTAGCTCAACGACAAGAGGTTGTTATCGTTGATAACTTAGCCAACTCTAGTTTAGAAATTTTAGAAAGACTCGAATATATTTCAAGAATGTACATCCCATTTGCCAAAATTGATATTAGAAACACACCGGCATTAAACAAAATTTTTGAACAATATTCAATTGATACTGTCATACACACCGCTGGTTTTAAATGTCTAGAAGAGTCAAATTTAAAACCGCTAGAGTATTATAACGATAATGTCAGTTGTATTATGAGTTTATTGCGATCTATGCAAAGAACAGGTGTTAGACGTTTGGTGCATTTGTCCAGTTTAACCGTCTATGCTGAATCTAGTTTTGAATTACATGAGGAATTGCAATTTAACTATGGATATCCAAATCCATATATTAAATCTCAACAAATGATTGAGGACATCATTCGAGATACCTTTAGCACAGACAATGAGTGGAAAATTGCCATTATGCGCTTAGGGAATGTTGCGGGTGCATTTGAACACGGGATTTTAGGGGAGGTGGTTGTGCCACTGCCTAAAAATATTGTGCCATTGGCGATGCAAGTTGCTTCCATGCAACGTGAAGCAATCGAACTACAAAAAAATGCCAGTACAGCAGATCATACTGTTGAGCGAAGCTTCGTACATGTACTTGATGTTTGTGAAGCGATTCATTCGACCTTGCACTGGTTGCAAAACCAAACCAATATTTGTGAGGCCTTTGATATATCTGGTGAAATAACATCTATTCAAGCATTATTAGATATCATTTCTGAAGTGACGCAGGTCGGGATCAATACCATTGATCCAAGTTATGCGACAGTAACCTTGGAACGACTGGCTTCAACCAGTCAGAAAGCGAAGAATATTTTAAATTGGTCGGCTCATCGCAGTGTCAACAAGATGATCGAAGATGAATGGAACTTTTACCGCACCACATTGCATTAA
- the tusD gene encoding sulfurtransferase complex subunit TusD, translating to MSTLLLITSAPSSIHAWHGLALAQALLQKKQDVRVFFYQDGVNVANQLQWVPDDQRNLSQAWAKLAIRLPVCVSAALARGITDHENAQRHQLLSDNLAQGFELVGLGELADAVQLTDRLVRF from the coding sequence ATGAGTACATTATTGCTGATTACCTCTGCACCGAGTTCGATTCATGCTTGGCATGGACTTGCGCTTGCCCAAGCCTTACTGCAAAAAAAACAAGACGTTCGCGTTTTTTTCTATCAAGATGGTGTGAATGTTGCCAATCAGTTGCAATGGGTACCCGATGACCAGCGTAATCTCTCCCAAGCGTGGGCTAAACTCGCGATCCGCCTTCCTGTGTGCGTAAGTGCAGCACTCGCAAGAGGCATAACAGATCATGAAAATGCACAACGCCATCAACTTCTTTCAGACAACCTCGCACAAGGGTTTGAGTTGGTTGGCCTTGGTGAATTGGCGGATGCAGTTCAACTAACTGATCGGTTGGTTCGATTCTAA
- a CDS encoding DsrH/TusB family sulfur metabolism protein, which translates to MQNKSLYLIQSDYAKTAQSLDKIEQIYSVDDAIVLMGDAVMWIEDVRLRNKANIFILEHDTALLAHSPPPHIQVINYAEFADVVLSYTRCISFQ; encoded by the coding sequence ATGCAAAATAAAAGCTTATACTTAATTCAATCTGACTATGCCAAAACAGCTCAAAGCTTAGATAAAATTGAGCAAATTTATTCAGTTGATGATGCTATCGTGTTAATGGGTGATGCGGTCATGTGGATTGAAGATGTGCGCCTGCGAAACAAGGCCAATATTTTTATTTTAGAGCATGATACAGCGTTATTGGCTCACTCACCACCACCCCATATTCAAGTCATTAACTATGCTGAATTTGCCGACGTGGTACTCAGTTATACCCGCTGTATCAGCTTTCAATAA
- a CDS encoding cytochrome ubiquinol oxidase subunit I, with amino-acid sequence MNLGLTALELARIQFAFTVSFHIIFPAISIGLASFLAVLEWRWLKTNNPVYQDLFKFWAKIFAVAFGMGVVSGVVMSYQFGTNWSEFSRVAGSITGPLLTYEVLSAFFLEAGFLGIMLFGWGRVGPRAHFFATLMVAVGTCISMFWILSSNSWMQTPQGFSIENGIIVPQDWFAIVFNPSFPYRLMHMAAAAFLVSALLVAATAAWHLIKGRRDALVKKSFSMALWMLLVLAPLQMFIGDLHGLNTLKHQPAKLAAMEGHWETNHDKGMPLYLFGIPDMEAEETKYAVGIPNLGSLIMTHSMDGKVTGLKDFPAEDRPNALVVFWSFRIMAGLGGLMILLALAALVLRKNDKLYENKWLHRFALCMGPSGFIALLAGWFTTEVGRQPWVVYGVMRTSDGLSPVSAEQVGLSLIIFVLVYCVVFGIGIYYMLKLMYKGPEFVHSTPTYHADIAVIQASKRPLSSIEDEIDTDHQPKQQEHDK; translated from the coding sequence ATGAACTTAGGTTTGACAGCGCTTGAATTGGCGCGTATTCAATTCGCTTTTACGGTCTCCTTTCATATTATTTTTCCAGCTATTTCGATTGGCTTGGCTAGTTTCTTAGCTGTGCTTGAATGGCGCTGGTTAAAGACCAACAATCCGGTCTATCAAGATTTATTTAAGTTCTGGGCCAAAATTTTTGCTGTCGCGTTTGGTATGGGCGTGGTTTCTGGTGTGGTCATGAGTTATCAATTCGGGACCAACTGGAGTGAGTTTTCACGAGTCGCAGGAAGTATCACTGGACCACTATTAACCTATGAAGTGCTCAGTGCTTTTTTCTTAGAAGCTGGCTTCTTGGGGATTATGTTGTTCGGTTGGGGCCGTGTTGGGCCACGTGCGCATTTTTTTGCGACGCTGATGGTTGCAGTCGGAACCTGTATTTCAATGTTCTGGATTTTGTCTTCAAACAGTTGGATGCAAACGCCGCAAGGTTTCAGTATCGAAAATGGCATTATCGTACCGCAAGATTGGTTTGCCATTGTATTTAATCCATCTTTCCCATACCGCTTGATGCATATGGCTGCTGCAGCGTTCTTGGTCTCTGCATTGCTGGTTGCAGCAACTGCAGCATGGCACTTGATTAAAGGCCGCCGTGATGCATTGGTGAAAAAGTCATTCTCAATGGCATTGTGGATGTTACTGGTACTCGCACCATTACAAATGTTTATTGGTGATCTACATGGTTTAAATACGTTAAAACACCAACCTGCGAAGCTAGCCGCAATGGAAGGTCATTGGGAAACCAATCATGATAAAGGCATGCCATTGTATTTATTCGGTATTCCAGATATGGAAGCTGAAGAAACCAAATATGCAGTCGGAATTCCAAACCTTGGAAGCCTGATTATGACGCATTCTATGGATGGAAAAGTGACGGGTTTAAAAGACTTTCCAGCTGAAGATCGTCCAAATGCTTTGGTGGTGTTTTGGAGTTTTAGAATCATGGCAGGCCTAGGCGGCTTAATGATTTTGTTGGCACTTGCCGCTTTAGTGCTACGTAAAAATGACAAGCTTTATGAAAACAAATGGTTGCACCGCTTTGCATTGTGTATGGGACCATCAGGTTTTATCGCATTGTTGGCTGGATGGTTTACCACCGAAGTTGGTCGTCAGCCTTGGGTGGTTTATGGCGTAATGCGCACCTCAGATGGTCTATCTCCAGTCTCAGCAGAACAAGTCGGTTTGAGCTTGATTATTTTTGTATTGGTGTACTGCGTGGTATTTGGGATCGGAATCTACTATATGTTGAAACTGATGTACAAAGGCCCTGAGTTCGTACATTCAACACCAACATATCATGCTGATATTGCTGTAATACAAGCGTCTAAGCGCCCATTAAGCAGTATTGAGGATGAGATCGATACAGACCATCAGCCGAAGCAACAGGAGCATGACAAATGA
- a CDS encoding glycerophosphodiester phosphodiesterase family protein: MKYTQLCSSVLLALALSACGGSDDDSSDSGSVIENPKPEQPKPEQPEQPETGAILLEEGFEKANALPAGWMTPSDNAGTASVKDGHLYIDGRAHSSNTTTVMLPEALQQQKNYRIDVEFTFENPINTGRWGSIIYRAAEATASPAYYPYYQFAIRSNATLSNGTEFARKNTDNSWDVQEKAPFTEKIDAAKSYKATVIVYGNRVQQYINGVLVQDAELADDRAQGGIGLSTAGLVMKVNHIKVVTQLKALPALARGTTVQQPNTLAAMAPTMIQNISQIDQLKTVRASQVYLRLDSQLNMLDAAGNKLSLKHYLSDSQRNTLPVLQLQDKATIAALKKLAETENLTDVAVISTDVELLRSARTEVPMLRSILDLRRETALRSTDLTAIANKTNQAMAKIVLLPPQLLSRENVSVLQRQLLTVWATSAGSTPQDAATTLVTGVNGILTEQPEVFNQILEKFPAYTLLRKPLVIAHRGVPSLEDENTLEGLQHSVRLGAEAIENDIYITKDDHLVIMHDATVDRTTDGKGNIEEMTLAEVKKLTTKGKGYKVPTLAEFFTELKQHRNVMHFVELKSPNEKIVPALKAEMQKYGVEDQVITISFDRNQIQRMKTTLPGISTGYLTGSVPNSNDLSRNVHKILMDTQNNSSTYNPAHSNVTVPLMEALKHRGVSIWPWTVNEENRFKMLYTTGTYGITTNYSQFATKYVTEMSTANNAVVAMGQPLKLSANLTPRVGAVYTENANQYVVLSNSPAHQSNADGTVSFSEKGTAYVLPGYQYKIDDNYHYSIFAAPVKVTIQ; the protein is encoded by the coding sequence GTGAAGTACACTCAGTTATGTTCATCTGTTTTATTGGCATTAGCTCTCAGCGCTTGTGGTGGATCAGACGATGATTCTAGCGACTCGGGTTCAGTCATTGAAAACCCAAAACCTGAACAACCGAAGCCTGAGCAGCCAGAACAACCTGAAACTGGTGCAATTCTCTTAGAAGAGGGTTTTGAAAAAGCCAATGCATTACCAGCTGGGTGGATGACACCAAGTGATAATGCGGGTACTGCTTCAGTCAAAGATGGTCATTTGTATATTGATGGTCGTGCACATAGCAGTAATACCACCACGGTTATGCTACCTGAGGCATTACAACAGCAAAAAAACTATCGCATTGATGTTGAATTTACTTTTGAAAATCCGATTAATACTGGTCGTTGGGGCAGTATTATTTACCGAGCAGCAGAAGCGACTGCGAGTCCAGCCTATTATCCGTATTATCAATTCGCGATTCGTTCTAATGCGACCTTATCCAACGGAACTGAGTTTGCACGTAAAAACACTGACAATAGCTGGGATGTTCAAGAGAAAGCTCCGTTCACTGAAAAAATTGATGCTGCGAAAAGCTACAAAGCCACTGTGATTGTGTATGGCAATCGGGTACAGCAATATATCAATGGTGTGTTGGTCCAAGATGCTGAGCTTGCGGATGATCGTGCACAGGGCGGCATCGGCCTATCAACGGCTGGCCTAGTCATGAAGGTCAATCACATTAAGGTGGTAACACAGCTAAAAGCTTTACCTGCTTTGGCAAGAGGTACAACGGTGCAGCAGCCTAATACGCTTGCTGCAATGGCACCGACGATGATTCAAAACATCAGTCAGATAGATCAACTGAAAACAGTTCGTGCCAGTCAGGTTTATTTACGCTTAGACAGCCAGTTAAATATGCTCGATGCTGCAGGCAATAAATTGAGCTTAAAGCATTATTTATCCGACTCACAGCGCAACACACTTCCTGTTTTGCAATTACAAGATAAAGCCACCATTGCGGCTTTGAAAAAGCTAGCTGAGACAGAGAATTTAACTGATGTCGCAGTCATTTCAACAGATGTAGAACTATTGCGCAGTGCAAGAACAGAGGTACCAATGCTGCGCTCTATTCTTGATTTACGCCGTGAAACAGCACTTCGCTCCACAGATTTAACTGCAATAGCCAATAAAACCAATCAGGCTATGGCTAAAATTGTGCTACTTCCACCACAGTTGTTAAGTCGTGAAAATGTCAGTGTATTACAGCGACAGTTATTGACGGTGTGGGCAACATCAGCAGGTAGCACACCACAGGATGCTGCAACGACCTTAGTCACTGGTGTAAATGGTATTTTGACTGAACAACCTGAAGTATTTAATCAGATTTTAGAAAAATTCCCAGCCTATACGTTATTGCGTAAACCGTTGGTCATTGCACATCGCGGGGTGCCGAGTCTTGAGGATGAAAATACCTTAGAAGGCTTACAGCATTCGGTGAGATTGGGTGCGGAAGCAATTGAAAATGATATTTATATTACCAAGGATGATCATTTGGTGATTATGCATGATGCCACAGTAGATCGTACGACTGATGGGAAAGGCAATATCGAAGAAATGACTTTGGCTGAGGTTAAAAAATTAACCACCAAAGGCAAAGGCTATAAAGTACCTACACTTGCAGAGTTCTTTACAGAGCTAAAGCAGCATAGAAATGTTATGCATTTTGTTGAACTTAAGAGCCCGAATGAAAAAATCGTACCTGCCTTAAAAGCTGAAATGCAAAAGTATGGCGTGGAAGACCAAGTCATTACGATTTCTTTCGATCGCAATCAAATTCAGCGTATGAAAACCACATTGCCAGGCATATCGACAGGTTATCTAACGGGTTCAGTACCGAACTCAAATGATCTATCACGTAATGTCCATAAAATATTAATGGATACGCAAAATAACTCATCAACTTATAATCCTGCGCATAGCAATGTGACCGTACCTTTAATGGAAGCGTTGAAACATCGTGGGGTGAGTATCTGGCCATGGACAGTAAATGAGGAAAATAGGTTTAAAATGCTATACACAACAGGTACCTATGGCATTACTACCAATTACAGCCAATTTGCGACGAAATATGTAACAGAAATGAGCACCGCAAACAATGCTGTTGTGGCAATGGGTCAGCCATTAAAGCTCAGTGCAAATTTAACACCGCGTGTAGGGGCTGTGTATACAGAGAATGCCAATCAATATGTGGTATTAAGCAACTCACCTGCACATCAAAGTAATGCTGATGGAACTGTAAGTTTCTCTGAAAAAGGAACGGCTTATGTGTTACCAGGTTATCAATACAAAATCGATGATAATTATCATTACAGTATTTTTGCTGCACCGGTTAAAGTGACCATTCAGTAA
- a CDS encoding DUF2946 family protein produces MVKTSGLLLAFATVLLQIAVFLQPLLPEQYQIAPVCETISNAFRNKLSEAVDTQVHTSTSKSFAFHFIDHDQHQKVSADGGHHHHDVNHQCQYCTFYANLILPPEIGIKEMLIRIQIRLLAYVQTFRHVYFELQQLYLLPQSRAPPISLAI; encoded by the coding sequence TTGGTTAAAACCAGTGGATTGCTGCTTGCTTTCGCAACAGTGCTTTTACAGATCGCGGTGTTTTTACAGCCGCTTCTCCCTGAGCAATATCAAATTGCTCCGGTCTGTGAAACTATTTCCAATGCATTTAGAAATAAATTATCAGAAGCAGTCGACACACAAGTTCATACCTCCACCTCAAAAAGTTTTGCATTTCATTTTATTGATCATGATCAGCATCAAAAAGTAAGTGCAGATGGTGGGCATCATCACCACGATGTAAACCACCAATGTCAATATTGTACATTCTACGCCAACTTAATTTTGCCACCTGAAATTGGCATTAAAGAAATGTTGATTCGTATACAGATACGTTTATTGGCATATGTACAAACGTTTAGACATGTCTATTTTGAATTACAACAACTTTATCTGCTTCCTCAAAGTAGGGCGCCACCTATTTCTCTCGCTATTTAG
- a CDS encoding TusE/DsrC/DsvC family sulfur relay protein, whose amino-acid sequence MNLELDQDGHLVDYAQWNENIAQQLADTIDLTLSPWHFQILAAVRQFYQQFGHAPATRPLIKFLIKTVDPDLNNALLQEQFKTGLVARHLSRLAGVPKPANCL is encoded by the coding sequence ATGAATTTAGAACTTGATCAAGATGGTCACTTAGTCGATTACGCACAATGGAATGAAAATATTGCGCAACAACTTGCAGATACAATCGATTTAACACTGAGTCCTTGGCATTTTCAAATCTTGGCAGCAGTCCGTCAGTTTTACCAACAGTTTGGGCATGCGCCAGCAACTCGCCCCTTGATAAAATTTTTAATAAAAACAGTCGATCCGGACCTCAACAATGCCTTACTACAAGAGCAATTTAAAACAGGTTTAGTTGCACGTCATTTAAGCCGACTGGCTGGCGTACCCAAACCGGCAAACTGTTTGTAA
- the accC gene encoding acetyl-CoA carboxylase biotin carboxylase subunit — protein sequence MLQKVLIANRGEIALRITRACKTLGIKTVGIYSDADKDLMHLRFVDEAVCIGPGASSESYLNIPAIITAAEITGADAIHPGYGFLAENAEFAEIVESSGFIFIGPRPEHIRLMGNKVSAITAMRKAGVPTVPGSAHAVTTSNALAEAKEIGFPLIVKAASGGGGRGMRIVERVDTLLESVQAAQRDAEMWFGDDTVYMERFLQKPRHVEVQVLADGNGHAIHLYDRDCSLQRRHQKVLEEAPAPNLPEQARADILAACVDACKLMQYRGAGTFEFLFEDGEFFFIEMNTRVQVEHPVSEMVTGIDIIEQQLLIAGGLGLNLEQDDIEIKGHAIECRINAEDPTTFMPSPGKIETFYAPGGAGIRLDSHIYTGYSIPPYYDSMIAKIIAHGKDRSTAIARMRQALDETILTGVKTNIPLHKDLILVDPKFCEKAMDIHYLEKHLLKQILGAEVEA from the coding sequence ATGTTGCAAAAAGTTCTTATTGCCAACCGAGGTGAAATTGCCTTACGAATTACCCGCGCCTGTAAAACTTTGGGCATTAAAACGGTGGGTATTTATTCGGATGCAGACAAAGATCTCATGCATTTACGCTTTGTTGACGAAGCAGTCTGTATTGGACCCGGTGCAAGCAGTGAAAGTTATTTAAATATCCCAGCAATTATTACCGCTGCGGAAATCACTGGGGCGGATGCGATCCACCCTGGTTACGGCTTTTTAGCTGAAAATGCAGAATTTGCTGAAATCGTAGAAAGTTCGGGTTTTATTTTTATTGGACCTCGCCCTGAGCACATTCGCTTAATGGGGAACAAAGTTTCTGCCATCACGGCGATGCGTAAAGCCGGTGTTCCAACCGTACCAGGTTCTGCGCATGCAGTCACCACCAGCAATGCTTTGGCCGAAGCCAAAGAAATTGGCTTCCCATTGATTGTTAAAGCTGCATCAGGCGGTGGTGGTCGTGGAATGCGTATTGTTGAGCGTGTTGATACCCTACTCGAATCTGTACAAGCGGCACAACGTGATGCAGAAATGTGGTTTGGTGATGACACGGTCTATATGGAACGTTTTCTACAAAAACCACGTCACGTCGAAGTCCAAGTTTTAGCAGATGGTAATGGCCATGCAATTCATCTATATGACCGCGATTGTTCATTACAACGTCGCCATCAAAAAGTACTAGAAGAAGCGCCTGCGCCAAACCTTCCAGAACAAGCACGTGCGGATATCTTAGCAGCCTGTGTCGATGCCTGTAAGTTAATGCAATATCGTGGTGCAGGTACTTTTGAGTTTTTATTTGAAGATGGCGAATTCTTCTTTATTGAGATGAATACCCGTGTTCAAGTTGAGCACCCTGTATCTGAAATGGTTACTGGAATTGATATTATCGAACAGCAGTTGTTAATTGCTGGTGGTTTAGGCTTAAACCTAGAACAAGATGATATTGAAATCAAAGGCCATGCGATTGAATGCCGTATCAATGCAGAAGATCCAACGACATTTATGCCTTCACCAGGCAAAATTGAGACCTTCTATGCGCCAGGTGGTGCGGGTATTCGTTTAGATTCGCATATTTATACTGGTTATAGCATTCCACCTTATTATGATTCAATGATTGCTAAAATCATTGCACATGGTAAAGATCGCAGCACGGCTATTGCACGTATGCGACAAGCCCTTGATGAGACCATTCTCACGGGTGTTAAAACCAATATTCCTTTACATAAGGATTTGATTTTAGTCGATCCGAAATTCTGTGAAAAAGCGATGGATATCCATTATTTGGAAAAACATTTATTGAAGCAGATTTTAGGTGCAGAAGTTGAAGCATAG